From the Sphingomonas brevis genome, the window AAGCAGACGGCAACAAATTCAGGCGGCGGCCAGCAAGCGAAAGTTGCGCGCTGGTGCCCTGATGGGCGCTCAATGCGCGTTCGGCGAAAGCCCGGTTGGCCGGGTCATGGGCCCGCTCCAGCGCCAGTTCGGCGGACTTCACCTGATAAAGATCGATCGACGCAGCCATCGCGAAATAGGCGGCTGAGCTTAGGATAACCGGGGCAATGGCTGCCGAAGATACCGATGCCGACTGGACGCCGGCGCTGCCTCCTCCGCCACAACCGCCAACCAGAGCCAGCACGGAGGCGACCGACAATAATGCAATGCGCCGCATCAGTTTACTCCCGCCGCTCTTGGGCAAAGTGTAGCAGTTATTTATCGACCTAGCATCTTCTCCGGTTTGACCACCCGATCGAAGGTCGCTTCGTCGACCAGCCCCAGCTCGAGCCCGGCTTCCTTCAGCGTCTGCCCTTTCTTGTGCGCATGCTTGGCG encodes:
- a CDS encoding DUF4142 domain-containing protein translates to MRRIALLSVASVLALVGGCGGGGSAGVQSASVSSAAIAPVILSSAAYFAMAASIDLYQVKSAELALERAHDPANRAFAERALSAHQGTSAQLSLAGRRLNLLPSASMNAEHQQMYDALAAAGDFDTVYRAQQNIVLQEGVRLHGGFAKSGESPTLRPVAANAESVMRANLQALRRSH